From the genome of Bradyrhizobium elkanii USDA 76, one region includes:
- a CDS encoding NAD-dependent succinate-semialdehyde dehydrogenase: MTPPVAARATQSAASSLQSRLKDPSLLRDRCYIDGAWVGTPEFAVNNPATGVELIKIPQLSADDATTAVEAAERAFPAWAKLTAKQRSNILRKWFDLIIANREDLALILTSEQGKPLAEALGEVDIGAAYVEFFAEEARRVYGETIPTQRPDARLLAIRQPIGVCGAITPWNFPNSMITRKVSPALAAGCTVVLKPANETPLSALALVALAEKAGVPKGVFNIITGDAPPIGKVLCEHPAVRFVGFTGSTEVGKILYRQASVGVKKLGLELGGNAPFVVFDDADIDAAVEGAIVSKYRNMGQTCVCANRLYAQDKIYDAFVTKLSKKVAEMKIGDGTEQGVTQGPLINMEAIEKVERHIADAVKGGAKIVTGGKRSSLGRSFFEPTVLSDVRPDALVSHEETFGPLAPVIRFKDEADVIAMCNASPFGLASYFYSRDIGRVWRVAEALESGMVGVNSGLITTEVAPFGGVKESGLGREGSRHGMDEYVEIKYVMMAGV, encoded by the coding sequence ATGACCCCGCCCGTTGCCGCACGCGCCACCCAATCCGCAGCATCCTCCCTGCAAAGCCGCCTGAAGGACCCCTCGCTGCTGCGCGACCGCTGCTACATCGACGGCGCCTGGGTCGGCACCCCCGAATTCGCCGTCAACAATCCGGCGACCGGCGTCGAGCTGATCAAGATCCCGCAGCTGAGCGCCGATGACGCGACCACGGCCGTTGAGGCCGCCGAGCGCGCGTTTCCGGCCTGGGCCAAGCTGACCGCCAAGCAGCGCTCCAACATCTTGCGCAAATGGTTCGACCTGATCATCGCCAACCGCGAGGACCTCGCGCTGATCCTGACCTCCGAGCAGGGCAAGCCGCTGGCTGAAGCGCTCGGCGAGGTCGATATCGGCGCCGCCTATGTCGAATTCTTCGCGGAAGAGGCGCGTCGCGTCTATGGCGAGACGATCCCGACCCAGCGTCCGGACGCGCGCCTGCTCGCGATCCGGCAGCCGATCGGTGTCTGCGGCGCCATCACCCCGTGGAATTTCCCGAACTCGATGATCACCCGCAAGGTCTCGCCGGCGCTGGCGGCCGGTTGCACCGTGGTGCTGAAGCCCGCCAACGAGACGCCGCTGTCCGCGCTCGCTCTCGTAGCGCTGGCCGAGAAGGCCGGCGTGCCGAAGGGCGTGTTCAACATCATCACCGGTGATGCGCCGCCGATCGGCAAAGTGCTGTGCGAGCATCCGGCGGTGCGCTTCGTCGGCTTCACCGGCTCGACCGAGGTCGGCAAGATCCTGTACCGGCAGGCGTCGGTCGGCGTGAAGAAGCTCGGCCTCGAGCTCGGCGGCAACGCGCCGTTCGTGGTGTTCGACGATGCCGATATCGATGCCGCGGTCGAAGGCGCCATCGTCTCGAAGTATCGCAACATGGGCCAGACCTGCGTCTGCGCCAACCGTCTCTATGCCCAGGACAAGATCTACGACGCGTTCGTCACGAAGCTGTCGAAGAAGGTCGCGGAGATGAAGATCGGCGACGGCACGGAGCAGGGCGTGACGCAGGGTCCGCTGATCAACATGGAAGCGATCGAGAAGGTCGAGCGGCACATCGCCGATGCGGTGAAAGGCGGCGCCAAGATCGTGACCGGCGGCAAGCGCTCGTCGCTCGGCCGCAGCTTCTTCGAGCCTACCGTGCTGTCGGATGTGCGCCCGGACGCGCTGGTCTCGCACGAGGAAACCTTCGGCCCGCTCGCGCCGGTGATCCGCTTCAAGGACGAGGCCGACGTGATCGCGATGTGCAACGCCTCGCCGTTCGGCCTCGCCTCCTACTTCTATTCGCGCGACATCGGCCGCGTCTGGCGCGTCGCCGAGGCGCTGGAGTCGGGCATGGTCGGCGTCAACTCCGGCTTGATCACGACTGAAGTGGCGCCGTTCGGCGGCGTCAAGGAAAGCGGCCTCGGCCGCGAAGGCTCGCGCCACGGCATGGATGAGTATGTCGAGATCAAATACGTGATGAT